The segment AACTTATATTCTGCACGCAGTCTAGGTTCTATTTCACTTAGGGAATATATTGAACAATTAACGGAAAACGTTAAATCTTCGATTCTGTTCGACCAGGATAAAATCGAAGTGATATGTAACTTGCAGGAAGTCCCGTTGGATATCGACCGAACGATTCACCTCGGTATGGCTTTTAACGAACTGCTTACTAATTGTTTTAGACACGCCTTCCCCAAACGATCCGGCAGAATTCAAATTTCGCTGACATCGAATCGCAAAGAAGCTGAACTTAAGATAGAGGATGACGGACAAGGCTTCAATCCGGATAGAAAGAAAAGGACTTCCCTAGGATTGAATCTCGTGGAGGCAATGGCGAAAAAAATTTCAGGAACCCTAGAATCCTCGGGAACCCCGGGGGAAGGATCTGTTTTCAGAATCGTCTTTCCCTTAGAAAAGCCCGAATTGTTTTAAGACAGTCTGCCTTTTCTTCTTTCCTTAATATATTCAACGACCGCCGGTAAAATCGAAACGATAATAATTCCGATAATCACCAACTTGAAATTCCGCTGGATAAACGGAAGATTTCCGAATAAATAACCGCCGATACTGAAAATTAGAATCCAGGCAATTCCGCCGACGATATTATATATAATAAATTTAGAGTAGGTCATTTTTCCGATGCCCGCGACGAAAGGCGCGAATGTTCGAACGATCGGAATAAAGCGAGCGATGATGATCGTTTTTCCGCCGTATACTTCGTAGAACAGGTGGGCTTTTTCCAGATGCTTTTTATTTAGGAACGGAATTTTTTTCCGAGCTAGGATTTTTTCTCCCGCGAGATTGCCGATCGTGTAGTTGACCGTGTCTCCCAGGATTGCGGCGATAATAAGGAGTAAAATGACCGTAATCAGGTCCAAAGAACCTCTGGAAGCAAAGGCGCCGACGGCGAAAAGTAAACTATCTCCGGGAAGGAAAGGCGTCACAACCAAGCCGGTTTCACAAAAGATAATAAGAAAAAGAATCAGATAAACCCAAATGCCGTACGACTGGATTAAAATATCCAGATGATGTTCCAAATGAAGAAAGAAATCCAATATAAATTTAATCGTCTCCAAAAGCCGCCTCCTCAGTCAGGATCGAAGGCTCTCCGGAGAAGTCAAACGTCTTCAACTTCGCTTCCCGGAAAGAGAGAATGTATCTCCCCGCCCTTACGAAATATTTTCGTCGGATAATTTAATCGAATCTTCTCGGAAGAGACGCCTCTCTTATCGGGTCGAATTCTTGCATCAAATTCGATCTTATCCCCCACAACTACTTGAAGATTTCGGAACCTTAAAGAGTAATAGAAATCTTGCGCCGAAATAATTTTTCTACCGGATACTAGTAATCGAATGTCTCTTATCAAAATTCGAGATTGTTCCGGATTTCTATGGATAAGGACAGAACCGACAGTCCCGCTGAATCTAGTTCGAATTTTCGGTAGGTTTTCCAACTCTTTCTTCAAATTCTTCTTCCGTTCTGCGACTAAGAAGCGATCCTTTCCTCTCTTAGGACAATCGTTTTTTGCGTGCGGAGTCTCCCTATCCAGTTATTAGGAACATTCCCTTCAAAATTCGGGTCCAATATTCGTAAGTCCGGCTTTTTAGGAGTTTTCCAATGCAAACCAACTTTAATCCTAACAAATTGTCACGGGCAAAAAAGATCGCCTTCGTGACACTCTTACTTTCGATCTTTGCCAGTTACGGGTGCTTTACGAATATTCGCCCGGGAGAGGCCGGACTCCGTTGGCATCCTCTCACATCCGGATTGCAAAAGGATCTTCTGACAAACGCACTCTATTTGTATGCACCGTGGAACGATATTTATCTTTATCCGATCCAATGGACCTCGTACAAAGAGAAAGTCGACGTGTTGACCAGAGACGATCTTACCATCAACGTGGTGGCGGCGGTCATTCTGAGACCGGTCGCATCCGAAATCTATAATCTACAAATCGAGATCGGACCTGATTACTACGAAAAAGTAGTTCGTCCGCAATTTAGGACCTCGGTAAGAAACGCATTATCAGCGTACAGTATGATTCGGATATCCAAGGAAACTCCGAAAGTTTCCCAGGATATCAGGCAGGCATTAGGTGAGAAATTGAGAGGCAAGCATATAGAGATCGACGACGTAATCATAGATGATATCGAATATAGTCGACCGATTTTAACCGCTATCGAAGGAAAATTGACGAAAGAGCAAGAACAAGAACAGATGAAATTCGAGATCAACATCGCGAAGAAAGATGCCGAGATAACGATTATTCATGCCGAAGCCAAAGCGAAAGCTACGGTCATAGAAGCAGAAGGAAAAGCGAAGGCTCAAAAATTGATCGCCTCTCAGTTGACTAAACAATATCTGCAATTGAAAGCGTTCGAAAATCCGAACTCGAAACTTATGATTGTACCTTCCGGAAAAGATAGTTTGCCATTGATATTGAATACGCCTCAGGAAAATGCGAAATCCGAAGAATAAATCGTTCAGATTTTATCGCTTTATTCGATTAAAAATCATGAATTCAAGGATTCTTATTTCCCTACTCGCAATGATAGTTTTCTTTAGCGTTCATTGCGGGGGAGCGTCGGAGTCCCCTTCATATAATCTAGTATATACTAAAAATATAAAGTTTCAAGAGGCGGCTACGGAAGCCGTTCGCAATATCCCGGAGGAAACTCACGGCAGAGTTCAAACTAATGCGATCTACGTTTTATCGAATGGTGAGTCGGTTTTGGAAGCATACGGTAACGGCTTCGATCCTAAACATCTGCAGCCTCTTTGGTCGATTTCCAAATTTCTGTTAAATACGGTTGCCGGTATGGCCGTTCTAGAAGGAAAACTGGATCTATCGCTACCCGTCGCCGGTTATCTACCCGAATTGGAATCCATATTACCAAAAACGCTTACAGTAAAGGATCTTCTCTATCATGCCAGCGGAGGAGATTGGAAGGAAGGATACGAATGGAATCCGTTCAGATCGGATGTCCTCGCAATGCTTTACGGAATCGGCACGGACGATCACGCCGCTTACGTTTCGACGAAATCTTTTCGACCTGGTTTAGCCGTAAAATATTCTAGCGGCGATTCCAACCTTCTCTCCGCAGTACTCGCTTCGATCTACGAAAGGGAAGGAGGATTTCCGAAAGTTTTTTTTGAAAGAATGGAGATCAAAGAATATGTTTGGGAAACCGATTCCAAAGGAGTTCCTGTCGGTTCTTCGTATGCGTATCTTAGGCCGAAAGATTTGGCGAGGATAGGGGAACTCTACATTCACAACGGACTACATAAAGGAAAACGAATCTTTTCCGAAACTTGGATGCGGGAGACCTCAGGTCCATTTCCTAAGGAAACGGCACTTCCGTTTCCGTTATCGTACTTACCGATCCCGTCAATGGGAGGTCATCTTTACTCGAATCGAAAGAGGGGAACTCCTGAAATTCCGGTATTCGAATTCCTATCCGGAAATTCTATCTTCGGATCGGGCCACTGGGGACAATCCTTAGTCATTGATCCGGATAGGAAATTGGTGATTGTTAGATTTGGAAACGACCGCTTAGGTAGATTTCCAATGAAAGATTTCGCTAAAAAAATCCTTTTGGCAATCTCGGAGAACGAGGAAAGCACTCAATGAGACCGAATCTTTTCGGATTTCGTAAATCGAAATGGATTCGGAAAGTCCTTTCCATTTTCCTAATAGGAATTGCCATCCTGCCGCTCATCCTGTATCTGCTAATTTTATTTCGCTTAGTACCGGGGGAATTGGCCCAGATACAGTCTAGGTTTGCCGCAAAGGAAGGATGCTCTTGTCTCTTTGTCGTCAAGGGCAACGATCAGTATTGCAAACGATATGCGACCGTTTTTTATCCCCCCGACGAATGGAATAAAACCGAAAATTCTTTGAGCGTATCTTTCTTCATGACGAACGGACGATTCAAAGCAACCGCAAGATTCCATGGATTTCCTGAGGGCTGTCGTCTAGTAACGGAAGGTGACTCGAAATAAATTAAATTCGCATTCGAGTACGCTTGAATCTACTTTGATGATCCCGCCAAGGATGCGTCGGGCGCCAGTCCCGAGCGTTTAACGATCTCGAGTTTCATCTCTGGAAAACGGTGCGAAGGGATGAGGGTGACTGCCCGAACCCAAAGCAGCTTGGTCCTGCAAAGCAGGAGGCGGCCAAGTTTTGCGCGAATTCCACCGGTTACGAAAAAAATCGGAAAAATCATAACACCTTTTTCGACACTCTAACCGAAATTCCGAATCCGAAATCGGAATCAGTACGGGTGATTCCTAACGATTTTCCGCGTCATACATACTATCAACGGTTAATGGTAAGCGACATGAAAATCACACCAAATGCGAGGAAACCGAAAGCGATGATCTGGAAAAAAATGTTCGTCGCAGTTTGGAATAAATTACCTCACGGTTTTAGAATGAGGATCATCGGAGATTCGCAATCCTCCGATCTTGAATTTTAAGAGCCGGATTGATTCAACCATATCCAATTCGGCAATTCCGGAAATTCAGAGCTAGGCCTCTTTGCAATTCTTTCGATTCTTATTTCCCCTCCACTAACTTCGTTTCATTTTCTGAATAGTTGAGAAAACTGTTCTAAGACTTTTTTAAATTATGCCATTTTGACGTAAAATTTAGACGGACGATCTGAATCCAAAATCTACTAGTTCTTAATTCATCCCCCCATAACCTATGACTGGCCACTTAAATCGGGACCAGCTCGCCTTTCCCAAAATTGCTTTTCGCGAACCTGAAGGCAAAGAAATTCTTTTCAGAACAACGGATCTAAATAAAATTCCCAAAGAGGAAATGGCATGAAGTGTCGGATATCGAGTATCTATACTTTCGTTCTTTTTTCCAGTTTTCTGCCCGTCTTGGCGGAAGAGAAAATTGTGGAAGGAAAGCTTCTTCAATTCGGAAAACTCATCCACTCCGGGGAAGAATTTATACAAATCGAATCCAACGACCTCGGTCCCGAACTTTCAAAGTACCAACAGCATACCGTTCGCCTTTTATGTGAAATGAAGGAGCGGCATTGCATGCCGTTGCGTTTCGATTTATCTCCCTTTGACGAAGATGCTGGCATTCATCCGTGGACTCTGAAGAAAATTCCTGACTATGTAAGTCGAAATCAATATTCGATCAACCCGACAGTCACTCCCGATGGTCGATACTTATTCTGGACAGTATTTCGACCCCAAGGAAGACACGGGACTCAGAAAATTTGGTACGCGGAAAAGGACGAAAAAGGTTTCTGGAAAGACGGAAAGGAAATGCCCTACCCTTTAAATAACGATATGCCGTCCGCAGTATTGTCCGCTTTACCCGGCGGAAACGAACTTTATGTTTTTGGAAGCTACGATGAAGAGGAACAAAGAAAAAAAATAGATGAAGAATTGGAATATAAAAGAAAGGAAATATATCAAGATATCGACAATGACCCGAATATTTCCGCTAAACTCGATACGATAGAGAAGGAGCATCGGAAGAAAAGGGAGGCTTTGGCCAAACGCGTCCCTCTATATAAAAGCTTTCGCGAGAACGGTACTTGGTCAGTTCCCAAAATCATAGACTTTCCCGGCTTTTATAATAACTATCGAAAAAGTAGCAACCCTTCTCAAGAAGTTTTTGGCGGTTCCACATTATCTTCTTCCGGTAGGGTCATGATCTTCTCGGTTCAACGGGAAGATTCGGTCGGAAAACTCGATTTATACATTAGCTTTCAACAGGAAGACGGAACTTATTCGTTTGGACAGAGTCTAGGAAGCTCGATCAATACCGAAAAAGAAGAGATGGCTCCCTTTCTTGCAAGCGACGATCGAACTCTTTATTTTTCCAGCGACGGTCATCAAGGAATCTCCATTTATGTGACTCGGAGAGTAGGGAGCGATTGGACTCAATGGACTAAGCCGATAGAAGTTTCCGAAAATTTGAAAGGCGTTAATTTTTTCTCCATCCCCGCAAATAGTAAATGGGCTTATGTCAGCAGAGACGGCAAACTATATATGGCGTATCTACCCAAAGATTTCCGTCCGAATTCGGTCGTCGTCGTAAACGGAAAAGTGTCTGATGAAAACGGAAATCCGATTTCCGCCGAAATACATTACGAATCCTTAACCAACTTCAAGGAACTAGGTATTGCAAAAAGCGATCCTAAAACCGGGTCTTTCAGCCTAGTACTCCCTTACGGCGAGAAATACGGATTCTATGCCAAGAAGGAAGGATTTCTTACCGTATCTAGAAATTTAAATTTAGGAAGTTCGTCCGATCAGGAAAAAGTCGCCGTCGAATTCATATTGCCTTCCATAGCGGTAGGCCGACAAATTCAGTTGAATAATTTATTTTTCGAAACGAAAAAATTCGAAATTTCGAAAGAGTCCGAACCGGAACTAAATCGACTTGCCGAATTATTGAAATCAAATTCTAATTTAAAAATTCTTGTGGAAGGGCATACCGACAACGTAGGCAAAAAAACGGATAACCAAACTCTCTCCGAAAATCGTGCGAACGCAATCGCAGAATATCTTAAAATGAAACACGGAATCACTGAAGATCGAGTGCAAATCAAAGGATATGGAGACTCGCAACCTATTTCGCCCAACGATACCCCGGAAGGTAGACAAAAAAATCGACGAGTCGTTTTTCAAATCGTAGAATAATCGATACCATCTAAATCGACTGGCGGTCCGATTCAATGATAAGACCACATAACGTAACTTTTCCTTTAAACCGGATCCGAATCGAAAGATATTTTCAGAAGATTTTACCCTATTTCAATTAAGCAAATCTTTCGGGAATTCGCTTAAGCTAGGCATAAAGGCGCGATAAGCAAACCTACAGAAATCCTACTCGTTTAGTAGAAACTTATTAAATTCTTCTTCCGAAAACCGATAAGGCCTCTTTGAGTGGAGATTCATAAAAAGACCGTAAAAATTTCCGCGACATACATGGACTTTGCCGTTTTCCCTAAAAATATTCTGAACGATAACTAATCGATTCTTTTCACCTCTTTCAAATCTAGTTCGAACGGAAATCGTTTCGGGAAAATGAAGAGAATCGAAATACTCAATGGTTGCCTTATAAATTACCGGTCCAATCCCATCTTTATTCATTTTATTTAAATCGATTCCTACCTTCCAGAAAGACTTAATTCTCGCATCGTCAAAATAATACTGCAAAGCGGAAAGAAATGGATGATTTTCAGGACTCATGTCCGTCCATCGAATATCGATACTATGATCGAAGTATTTAATCGCTTCCGACCCGTAGGATTGGCGTTCCCGTTCCGAACTTACGGATCTGAATCTAGCGATTGCCACTAACGCATTGTCGGATAGTCTGTACATCTCCTGGATGATCTCAAATTCGTCCGTCTTGAATTCC is part of the Leptospira broomii serovar Hurstbridge str. 5399 genome and harbors:
- a CDS encoding OmpA family protein, translating into MKCRISSIYTFVLFSSFLPVLAEEKIVEGKLLQFGKLIHSGEEFIQIESNDLGPELSKYQQHTVRLLCEMKERHCMPLRFDLSPFDEDAGIHPWTLKKIPDYVSRNQYSINPTVTPDGRYLFWTVFRPQGRHGTQKIWYAEKDEKGFWKDGKEMPYPLNNDMPSAVLSALPGGNELYVFGSYDEEEQRKKIDEELEYKRKEIYQDIDNDPNISAKLDTIEKEHRKKREALAKRVPLYKSFRENGTWSVPKIIDFPGFYNNYRKSSNPSQEVFGGSTLSSSGRVMIFSVQREDSVGKLDLYISFQQEDGTYSFGQSLGSSINTEKEEMAPFLASDDRTLYFSSDGHQGISIYVTRRVGSDWTQWTKPIEVSENLKGVNFFSIPANSKWAYVSRDGKLYMAYLPKDFRPNSVVVVNGKVSDENGNPISAEIHYESLTNFKELGIAKSDPKTGSFSLVLPYGEKYGFYAKKEGFLTVSRNLNLGSSSDQEKVAVEFILPSIAVGRQIQLNNLFFETKKFEISKESEPELNRLAELLKSNSNLKILVEGHTDNVGKKTDNQTLSENRANAIAEYLKMKHGITEDRVQIKGYGDSQPISPNDTPEGRQKNRRVVFQIVE
- a CDS encoding acyl-CoA thioesterase — its product is METLEIQRETDNLRTHTFDVQVRRVDLDVNGHVNNGTYQSYFEEARTVAFSESDEDRFSKTGSSELPSAFAFVSLEYKAELRYPNSARIITFSPEFKTDEFEIIQEMYRLSDNALVAIARFRSVSSERERQSYGSEAIKYFDHSIDIRWTDMSPENHPFLSALQYYFDDARIKSFWKVGIDLNKMNKDGIGPVIYKATIEYFDSLHFPETISVRTRFERGEKNRLVIVQNIFRENGKVHVCRGNFYGLFMNLHSKRPYRFSEEEFNKFLLNE
- a CDS encoding prohibitin family protein is translated as MQTNFNPNKLSRAKKIAFVTLLLSIFASYGCFTNIRPGEAGLRWHPLTSGLQKDLLTNALYLYAPWNDIYLYPIQWTSYKEKVDVLTRDDLTINVVAAVILRPVASEIYNLQIEIGPDYYEKVVRPQFRTSVRNALSAYSMIRISKETPKVSQDIRQALGEKLRGKHIEIDDVIIDDIEYSRPILTAIEGKLTKEQEQEQMKFEINIAKKDAEITIIHAEAKAKATVIEAEGKAKAQKLIASQLTKQYLQLKAFENPNSKLMIVPSGKDSLPLILNTPQENAKSEE
- a CDS encoding serine hydrolase domain-containing protein, encoding MRNPKNKSFRFYRFIRLKIMNSRILISLLAMIVFFSVHCGGASESPSYNLVYTKNIKFQEAATEAVRNIPEETHGRVQTNAIYVLSNGESVLEAYGNGFDPKHLQPLWSISKFLLNTVAGMAVLEGKLDLSLPVAGYLPELESILPKTLTVKDLLYHASGGDWKEGYEWNPFRSDVLAMLYGIGTDDHAAYVSTKSFRPGLAVKYSSGDSNLLSAVLASIYEREGGFPKVFFERMEIKEYVWETDSKGVPVGSSYAYLRPKDLARIGELYIHNGLHKGKRIFSETWMRETSGPFPKETALPFPLSYLPIPSMGGHLYSNRKRGTPEIPVFEFLSGNSIFGSGHWGQSLVIDPDRKLVIVRFGNDRLGRFPMKDFAKKILLAISENEESTQ
- a CDS encoding DedA family protein produces the protein METIKFILDFFLHLEHHLDILIQSYGIWVYLILFLIIFCETGLVVTPFLPGDSLLFAVGAFASRGSLDLITVILLLIIAAILGDTVNYTIGNLAGEKILARKKIPFLNKKHLEKAHLFYEVYGGKTIIIARFIPIVRTFAPFVAGIGKMTYSKFIIYNIVGGIAWILIFSIGGYLFGNLPFIQRNFKLVIIGIIIVSILPAVVEYIKERRKGRLS